Proteins encoded in a region of the Bacteroidota bacterium genome:
- a CDS encoding S41 family peptidase, with the protein MQELNQNEVKPKSNPLLPLYFSIVLVIGIFAGYFFSFENTIISDNSMPGKSNPYRKINNLLDYIEEQYVDSINKKQLVEKTVTSMLKSLDPHSDYIPAEDFKHVNESLQGNFEGIGIEFNIYGDTIRVITPIAGGPSEKLGVKAGDKIIKVDGKNVAGVKITNKEVFDKLRGEKGSVVVVTVLRSGVKKTIDFSITRDEIPLYSVDVSYMVKPGIGYIKVSRFASTTYDEYLKAFNDLSTKGMKKLILDLRGNPGGFLKAAVDIADEFLTNGLQIVYTQGRANPKKTYKASTHGSFENNPLVILIDEGSASASEIVAGAVQDNDRATIIGRRSFGKGLVQDQLDLPDGSAIRLTIARYYTPTGRCIQKPYDEGNEAYYNEEIERYNDGELVHADSSKLDKSKQYITPGGKIVYGGGGIMPDIFVPLDTAKYTPFVNRAFYAGVINTFAFEYCDKHRAELLKAYSADKFVSNYTLNDNVMNEFFTFSKNKKVEGTQAEFEKSKTNLKQLLKALIGRNLFDKDAYYPIINQTDNSIKKAVEVLEKP; encoded by the coding sequence ATCCGTATCGTAAAATCAATAATTTATTAGATTATATAGAAGAACAATATGTTGACTCCATTAACAAAAAACAATTAGTGGAAAAAACGGTTACATCCATGTTGAAGAGTCTTGATCCGCACTCTGATTATATTCCCGCCGAAGATTTTAAACATGTGAATGAATCTTTACAAGGTAATTTTGAAGGCATAGGTATAGAATTCAATATTTACGGAGATACCATTCGTGTCATTACTCCCATTGCCGGCGGACCATCCGAAAAGCTTGGTGTAAAAGCCGGTGATAAAATCATAAAGGTAGACGGGAAAAATGTAGCCGGTGTAAAAATAACGAATAAGGAAGTGTTTGATAAACTTCGTGGAGAAAAAGGCTCGGTTGTTGTTGTTACTGTTTTAAGAAGCGGCGTTAAAAAAACAATCGACTTCAGTATTACACGCGATGAAATTCCACTTTACAGCGTTGATGTTTCCTATATGGTTAAACCCGGCATCGGTTATATAAAAGTTAGCCGATTTGCTTCTACAACTTACGATGAATATCTCAAAGCTTTTAATGATTTAAGCACTAAAGGGATGAAGAAATTAATCTTGGATTTACGTGGTAACCCGGGAGGATTTTTGAAAGCAGCCGTAGATATTGCCGACGAATTTTTAACTAACGGTCTGCAAATTGTATACACGCAAGGTCGTGCCAACCCTAAAAAAACTTATAAAGCCAGTACACATGGAAGTTTTGAAAATAATCCGCTTGTAATTTTAATTGATGAAGGAAGTGCCAGTGCCAGCGAAATTGTAGCCGGTGCAGTTCAGGATAATGATCGCGCGACCATAATTGGCCGTCGTAGCTTTGGAAAAGGTTTAGTGCAAGATCAGTTGGATTTACCGGATGGCTCTGCCATTCGCCTGACTATTGCGCGTTACTACACACCAACCGGAAGGTGTATTCAAAAACCTTATGACGAAGGCAATGAAGCGTATTACAATGAAGAAATCGAAAGATACAACGACGGAGAATTAGTACATGCCGATAGCTCTAAACTTGATAAGAGTAAGCAATACATTACACCGGGAGGGAAAATTGTTTACGGTGGCGGCGGAATTATGCCTGATATTTTTGTACCACTTGACACAGCAAAATACACTCCATTCGTAAACCGGGCTTTTTATGCGGGTGTCATTAATACGTTTGCTTTTGAATATTGTGATAAACATCGTGCCGAATTGCTGAAAGCCTACTCGGCGGATAAATTTGTAAGTAATTATACCCTAAACGATAACGTGATGAATGAGTTTTTTACTTTTTCGAAAAACAAAAAAGTAGAAGGAACTCAAGCTGAATTTGAGAAAAGCAAAACCAATCTAAAACAGCTGCTTAAAGCACTTATTGGCCGAAACCTTTTTGATAAAGACGCTTATTATCCTATCATTAACCAAACCGACAATAGCATTAAAAAAGCGGTTGAAGTTCTTGAAAAACCATAA
- a CDS encoding superoxide dismutase — protein sequence MAFELPKLPYAFNALEPHIDARTMEIHHGKHHNAYVTNLNAAVTGTDAEKLSIEEICKNISKYPVAVRNNGGGHYNHTLFWNIMAPNAGGVPTNEVGKAIEAEFGSFDNFKTQFAQAGATRFGSGWAWLCVKEGKLAVCSTPNQDNPLMDLPDTCKGTPVLGMDVWEHAYYLHYQNRRPDYISAFFNVINWNKVNELYLAAKK from the coding sequence ATGGCTTTTGAATTACCAAAATTACCTTACGCATTTAATGCGTTGGAGCCGCATATCGATGCGCGTACCATGGAAATACATCATGGAAAACACCACAATGCTTACGTAACCAATTTAAATGCTGCAGTTACAGGAACAGATGCGGAAAAATTAAGCATCGAGGAAATTTGTAAAAATATTTCTAAGTATCCGGTGGCTGTTCGTAACAATGGTGGCGGACATTACAACCATACTTTATTCTGGAACATCATGGCTCCAAACGCTGGTGGTGTACCAACCAATGAAGTTGGAAAAGCGATTGAAGCTGAATTTGGATCATTCGATAATTTCAAAACTCAATTTGCTCAAGCAGGTGCTACACGTTTTGGTTCTGGATGGGCTTGGTTATGCGTAAAAGAAGGAAAATTAGCAGTATGCTCTACGCCTAATCAAGATAATCCTTTAATGGATTTACCTGACACTTGTAAAGGCACGCCGGTATTAGGAATGGATGTGTGGGAACACGCTTATTACTTACATTACCAAAATCGTCGTCCGGATTATATCAGCGCATTTTTTAATGTTATTAACTGGAATAAAGTAAACGAACTTTATTTAGCGGCTAAGAAATAA
- a CDS encoding TM2 domain-containing protein, whose product MKKIILILFTLLCAKINADNGVIVYWDSCHTVTEVSVIEFKNLEKERPLPILKRLREKQFNRQKLTAALLAFPFPFGIVGLHRIYLGTKPYVPVAYIASLGGIFGILPLVDFFVILFDKDFDSYKNNDKVLMWVK is encoded by the coding sequence ATGAAAAAAATCATTCTCATACTTTTCACCCTTCTTTGCGCAAAGATAAATGCAGACAATGGGGTTATTGTTTATTGGGATAGTTGTCATACCGTTACTGAAGTAAGTGTGATTGAATTTAAAAACTTAGAAAAAGAAAGACCGCTTCCGATTTTAAAACGCTTAAGAGAAAAACAATTCAACCGACAAAAATTAACGGCAGCTCTTTTAGCATTTCCGTTTCCGTTTGGGATTGTTGGATTGCATCGAATTTATTTAGGAACCAAACCCTATGTACCTGTAGCGTATATCGCCAGCTTAGGCGGGATATTCGGAATACTACCTCTGGTAGATTTTTTTGTAATACTTTTTGATAAGGATTTTGATTCTTACAAGAATAACGATAAAGTATTAATGTGGGTGAAATAG
- a CDS encoding mannose-1-phosphate guanylyltransferase, with protein sequence MKNHYAIIMAGGVGTRFWPMSTSSHPKQFLDILGTGRTLLQQTYDRLLRVCPNENIFVVTSSSYEELCSTQLPKLPKQNILCEPSRKNTAPCVAYASYKIHKINPKAITIVAPSDHLITKEDTFVKAINSCFAKAEKEDCLVTLGIKPTRPDTGYGYIQFIESDKKEKDKRIYKVKTFTEKPDHDMAKFFMESGDFLWNSGIFIWSTESITKAMETHDPELANVFKEGWDDYNTKNEAAFIKKAYNTCKNISIDYSVMEKAKNVYVRSSIIGWSDLGTWGSLYTHLKHDDNKNAIVGKNVMQYDCNNCIVQVPKNKLVVLQGLEDYIVVESEDVLMICKKQDEQQIRNFVNDVKVQKGENYV encoded by the coding sequence ATGAAGAATCACTATGCAATAATTATGGCCGGCGGCGTTGGTACACGTTTTTGGCCAATGAGCACTAGCTCTCACCCTAAACAGTTCTTGGATATTTTAGGGACAGGTCGCACTTTATTGCAACAAACCTATGATCGATTATTGCGTGTTTGTCCGAATGAAAATATTTTTGTGGTAACGAGTTCTTCGTATGAAGAGCTGTGTAGTACGCAACTTCCTAAATTACCAAAGCAAAATATTTTATGTGAACCTTCTCGTAAGAACACTGCGCCTTGTGTGGCGTATGCTTCTTATAAAATTCATAAGATAAATCCAAAAGCCATAACAATCGTAGCACCAAGCGACCATTTAATTACAAAAGAAGATACGTTTGTGAAAGCCATTAATTCTTGTTTTGCAAAGGCCGAGAAAGAAGATTGTTTGGTAACCTTAGGAATTAAACCTACTCGTCCGGATACCGGATATGGCTATATTCAGTTTATAGAATCCGATAAAAAGGAAAAGGATAAGCGTATTTATAAAGTAAAAACATTTACTGAGAAGCCTGACCACGATATGGCAAAGTTTTTCATGGAGAGTGGCGACTTTTTATGGAACTCAGGAATTTTTATTTGGAGCACAGAGAGTATTACCAAAGCAATGGAAACTCACGATCCTGAATTAGCGAATGTGTTTAAAGAAGGATGGGATGATTACAATACAAAGAATGAAGCAGCTTTTATAAAAAAGGCATACAATACCTGTAAAAATATTTCTATCGATTATTCGGTGATGGAAAAAGCGAAGAATGTTTATGTACGTTCTTCTATCATCGGGTGGAGCGACTTAGGCACCTGGGGTTCTTTATATACGCATTTAAAACACGATGATAATAAAAACGCTATTGTAGGTAAAAACGTAATGCAGTACGATTGCAATAACTGCATTGTACAAGTACCTAAAAACAAATTAGTGGTGTTACAAGGTTTGGAAGATTATATTGTGGTAGAGTCGGAAGATGTATTGATGATTTGCAAAAAGCAGGACGAGCAGCAAATACGAAACTTTGTGAATGATGTGAAGGTGCAAAAGGGCGAGAATTACGTTTAA
- a CDS encoding DEAD/DEAH box helicase, which translates to MTFEELGLHASLMQAIKDLGYTNPTPIQQQSIPLLTTTQTDVVALAQTGTGKTAAFGFPILNTIDASDKDTQALILAPTRELCLQITNDLKNFGKYVKGLNITAVYGGSSIVNQINEIRNGVQIIVATPGRLVDLIERRAVKLQTINIVVLDEADEMLNMGFKDDLDVILEQTPSTKNTWLFSATMPKEVERIARNYMSNPAEISAGKRNEGAENIKHIYYLVNQRDRYLALKRIADFYPEIFGMVFCRTKAETQQVADALIKDGYSADALHGDLSQSQRDFVMKRFRNRTLQMLVATDVAARGIDVDNITHVINYNLPEDVENYTHRSGRTARAGRSGMSIAIITPKETGRIKDIERILNKKFESAPIPDGVEVCEKQLFHLVKKLHDVEVRDEDIEKYLPKVYEELKDLSKEEIIKRFISEEFNRFYDYYQNAPDLNSAKDGGNNNKTKRFFVNVGMMDGFNKNSLKEFLAESAKVHSRMVFNVDVKNSFSFFETESKFVDDFMSVNKSGIEFNNRKVSLEISEKRYKESSGGSGGGDRKFGGGRSGGGDRKYSDRKSFGDRKSSGGDRKFGDKKYGEKSYGDKKFSDKKRDGDKKRDGDSKEKKSFGSRDGLSRRQRYAKK; encoded by the coding sequence ATGACTTTTGAAGAACTAGGGCTTCACGCAAGCCTTATGCAAGCCATTAAAGATCTTGGCTACACAAATCCTACGCCTATTCAACAACAATCTATTCCGTTGTTAACTACAACGCAAACCGATGTTGTTGCATTAGCACAAACAGGAACCGGTAAAACTGCCGCGTTTGGTTTTCCTATTTTAAACACTATTGATGCAAGCGATAAAGATACGCAAGCATTAATCTTAGCGCCAACGCGCGAATTGTGTTTACAAATTACCAACGATTTAAAAAACTTCGGTAAATACGTTAAAGGTTTAAATATTACAGCTGTATATGGCGGCTCTAGTATTGTAAATCAGATTAACGAAATTAGAAACGGAGTACAAATTATTGTTGCTACACCCGGACGTTTAGTTGATTTAATTGAACGCCGTGCGGTAAAATTACAAACCATCAACATCGTTGTACTGGATGAAGCGGATGAAATGTTGAACATGGGTTTTAAAGATGACTTAGATGTTATTCTTGAACAAACGCCTTCTACTAAAAACACTTGGTTATTTAGCGCTACTATGCCTAAAGAAGTAGAACGCATTGCGCGTAACTACATGAGCAATCCTGCTGAAATAAGCGCGGGTAAGCGTAATGAAGGTGCAGAAAACATTAAACATATTTATTATTTAGTAAATCAACGCGATCGTTATTTAGCATTAAAGCGTATTGCCGATTTCTATCCGGAAATTTTCGGAATGGTATTTTGCCGTACCAAAGCAGAAACCCAACAAGTAGCCGATGCTTTAATTAAAGATGGTTACAGCGCTGATGCTTTACATGGTGATTTATCGCAATCGCAACGTGATTTTGTAATGAAACGTTTCCGTAACCGCACTTTACAAATGTTAGTGGCTACCGATGTTGCCGCACGTGGTATTGATGTGGATAATATTACACACGTTATCAATTACAATTTACCGGAAGATGTAGAAAATTATACGCACCGAAGCGGACGTACAGCACGTGCGGGTCGTTCAGGTATGTCAATCGCTATTATTACTCCGAAAGAAACCGGAAGAATTAAAGACATTGAACGTATCCTAAACAAAAAGTTTGAAAGCGCGCCAATTCCTGATGGAGTTGAAGTATGCGAAAAACAATTGTTTCACTTGGTGAAAAAATTACACGATGTAGAAGTTCGTGATGAAGACATCGAAAAATATTTACCAAAAGTTTATGAGGAATTAAAAGACCTTAGTAAGGAAGAAATCATTAAACGATTTATTTCAGAAGAGTTTAACCGTTTCTATGACTACTACCAAAATGCGCCTGATTTAAATTCAGCGAAAGACGGTGGAAACAACAATAAAACGAAACGCTTCTTCGTAAATGTTGGTATGATGGATGGCTTTAATAAAAATTCTTTGAAAGAGTTTTTAGCTGAATCAGCAAAAGTACATTCGCGTATGGTATTTAATGTAGACGTTAAAAACAGTTTTTCGTTTTTTGAAACCGAAAGTAAATTCGTTGATGATTTCATGTCGGTGAATAAATCCGGCATTGAATTTAATAACCGTAAAGTATCTCTTGAAATTTCCGAAAAACGTTACAAAGAAAGTAGCGGCGGCTCAGGTGGTGGCGATAGAAAATTTGGAGGCGGCCGTTCAGGCGGTGGTGACAGAAAATACAGCGATCGTAAATCATTTGGCGACCGCAAATCATCAGGTGGCGATAGAAAATTCGGCGACAAAAAATACGGAGAGAAATCGTATGGCGATAAAAAGTTCAGCGATAAGAAACGCGATGGCGACAAAAAGCGTGATGGCGACTCTAAAGAAAAAAAATCATTTGGTTCGCGTGATGGCTTAAGCAGAAGACAACGCTACGCCAAGAAATAA
- a CDS encoding RNA polymerase sigma factor — MTVTEYNNCVDTHSDALYRFILKHIKDKDAARDIVQDTFEKMWRKVDQVEAEKAKSYLFTTGYHTLIDYTRRAKKQGSFNEVQEHNLAYEKNYSDLKAILNEALDKLPEIQKTVIMLRDYEGYDYAEIGEITNLSESQVKVYIFRGRQFLKNYIGKMEVVI, encoded by the coding sequence ATGACCGTAACCGAATATAATAACTGCGTGGATACACATTCGGATGCTTTGTATCGCTTCATCTTGAAGCATATTAAGGATAAGGATGCTGCGCGCGATATTGTACAGGATACTTTCGAAAAAATGTGGCGTAAGGTAGATCAGGTTGAAGCTGAAAAAGCAAAATCATATTTATTTACTACCGGATACCACACTTTAATCGATTACACGCGTCGTGCAAAAAAACAAGGCAGTTTTAATGAAGTTCAGGAGCACAATTTAGCTTACGAAAAAAACTATAGCGACTTAAAAGCTATTCTAAATGAAGCTTTAGATAAGTTGCCTGAAATTCAAAAGACAGTGATTATGCTGCGCGACTACGAAGGTTACGATTATGCTGAGATTGGTGAAATTACCAATTTAAGCGAGAGTCAGGTTAAAGTTTATATTTTCAGAGGACGTCAGTTTCTGAAAAATTACATTGGTAAAATGGAGGTTGTAATATGA
- a CDS encoding DUF2807 domain-containing protein codes for MNTKNILLSLAFVSTFAACAQNTDKRNISNFTKINATGVASIVYENSNTTSLIIEGDANEIKNIETVVKGNVLYVKANGNYKHSFKIKITSPQLDALNMSGASNFKAPAPVKAETFSIIAKGASSVEMPLSAKKVISEMEGASNIKLSGNTTELVADLSGASSLKAGDLISQNTLVTASGASSAKVYASQKLVTNSSGASDIKYNGNPTEILRKETSVNN; via the coding sequence ATGAATACAAAAAACATATTACTGTCACTCGCCTTTGTAAGTACCTTTGCGGCTTGTGCACAAAACACGGATAAACGTAACATCAGTAACTTTACTAAAATTAACGCTACCGGGGTTGCAAGCATCGTTTACGAAAATAGCAATACAACTTCTTTAATTATTGAAGGCGATGCAAATGAAATTAAAAACATTGAAACTGTTGTTAAGGGAAATGTACTGTATGTAAAAGCCAATGGTAATTACAAACATTCCTTTAAAATTAAAATCACAAGTCCGCAATTAGATGCTTTAAATATGTCAGGTGCTTCTAACTTCAAGGCTCCTGCACCGGTAAAAGCAGAAACGTTCTCAATTATTGCTAAAGGAGCGAGTTCAGTGGAGATGCCTTTAAGCGCGAAAAAAGTAATCAGCGAAATGGAAGGCGCTTCCAATATTAAATTGAGTGGAAACACTACTGAATTAGTGGCCGACTTAAGTGGCGCATCTAGTTTAAAAGCCGGTGATTTGATTTCTCAAAACACATTGGTAACAGCCAGTGGCGCTTCATCTGCAAAGGTGTATGCCTCACAAAAATTAGTCACTAACTCAAGCGGAGCCAGCGATATTAAGTACAATGGTAATCCCACTGAAATTTTAAGAAAAGAAACATCCGTAAATAACTAA
- a CDS encoding DUF2807 domain-containing protein, translating to MKAKYILTAIAAITACGLNAQSSQTREISSFTKIDASGAPTISYRQSDTLSLTVEANESEFNNIETKVSDNTLFIKASGTIKGSYKIRITGNTLNNLSLSGATNFKTIGNLKADSLTIEASGASNINIDCETRSIKTIAAGASQVNLSGTNKNLYADVSGASSLKSYKLMNENVDVTASGASTAKIFSSQKLRANATGASSIKFKGDPKEVSAEGSSSSQIVKIAPDDSQKKVTGKDSSSTSFNWGNKKIIIADDDHKIDSIHSARERSQAFRHWNGVFFGVAGYTAPNYDFSIDKPHNYMELDYTRSFNWQINLFQQNIHIYKNYVNLATGLGFDMNLYHFENKVKLNADSSFTWGNVDSTNTFSYKKNRLSSYFVQVPLLLDFNTSSNPKKAFHVCVGIVGKYLLGGRTKQIVVKNGDTFKNTRNDSYNMNPFQFAGYVSVGYGNVTLFAQSNLNEMFKQNKGPELYPFSVGVRLINFN from the coding sequence ATGAAAGCAAAATACATACTTACAGCCATTGCAGCCATCACTGCATGCGGACTAAACGCTCAAAGCTCACAAACCCGCGAAATAAGCAGCTTTACAAAAATTGACGCCTCAGGTGCTCCAACCATTTCTTATCGCCAGTCGGATACTTTAAGTCTGACTGTTGAAGCCAACGAAAGTGAATTCAATAACATTGAAACCAAAGTGAGCGACAATACACTTTTTATTAAAGCCAGCGGTACCATTAAAGGGTCTTACAAAATCAGAATCACCGGTAATACTTTAAATAATCTTTCTTTATCGGGTGCAACAAATTTTAAAACAATCGGAAATTTAAAAGCTGACTCTTTAACCATTGAAGCTTCAGGCGCAAGTAATATTAACATCGATTGCGAAACACGCAGCATAAAAACAATTGCTGCCGGAGCATCACAGGTTAATTTAAGCGGAACCAATAAAAATCTTTATGCAGATGTGAGTGGCGCATCCAGTTTAAAATCTTACAAATTAATGAACGAAAACGTAGACGTTACCGCATCTGGTGCTTCTACAGCTAAAATTTTCTCTTCACAAAAACTACGCGCCAACGCAACCGGCGCGAGTAGCATTAAATTTAAAGGCGACCCTAAAGAAGTTTCGGCAGAAGGTTCTTCCTCATCGCAAATTGTAAAAATTGCGCCGGACGATTCACAAAAAAAAGTGACCGGTAAAGACTCATCAAGCACAAGTTTTAATTGGGGTAATAAGAAAATTATCATTGCCGATGACGACCATAAAATCGACAGCATTCACTCCGCCCGTGAACGCAGTCAGGCTTTCCGTCACTGGAACGGCGTATTCTTCGGTGTTGCCGGCTATACCGCACCAAATTACGACTTCTCGATTGATAAACCACACAATTACATGGAACTGGATTATACACGCTCATTTAACTGGCAAATCAATTTATTCCAGCAAAACATTCACATCTATAAAAACTATGTTAACCTTGCTACCGGTTTAGGATTCGACATGAATCTGTATCACTTCGAAAACAAAGTAAAGTTAAATGCTGATAGTTCTTTCACCTGGGGAAATGTAGATTCAACCAATACATTCAGCTATAAGAAAAACCGTTTAAGCTCTTACTTCGTGCAAGTACCATTATTGCTTGACTTCAACACAAGCTCCAATCCGAAAAAGGCATTTCATGTTTGCGTTGGGATAGTTGGAAAGTATTTATTAGGCGGAAGAACCAAACAAATTGTTGTAAAAAATGGTGATACCTTTAAAAATACCCGTAACGACAGCTACAACATGAATCCGTTTCAGTTTGCCGGTTACGTAAGTGTGGGTTATGGTAATGTAACCTTATTTGCTCAATCAAATTTAAATGAAATGTTTAAACAAAATAAGGGGCCTGAACTTTACCCCTTCAGTGTAGGCGTAAGACTAATCAATTTCAACTAA
- a CDS encoding DUF4846 domain-containing protein, translated as MRLLGTLLMTLCIASCTSQTSVEFINPSGKTLKDRIKAPHSFERINDTSTTYDEFLRSLPLKPAGQKVYLYNGQLKNRQDVYDAVVDYDIGKKDLQQCADAVMRIHAEYLYHSLQFSKIHFNFTNGVRAEFVNYAEGYRFNPKTNKWTKTAGVDYSYETFKKYLELVYTYAGSLSLSKELVPVKNIKDIKPGDVFIKGGSPGHAVTVMDVVKNKLTGHIMFTIAQSYMPAQSIHVLKNFNEPIMSPWYNVNFGNELKTPEWTFSKDELMRFKD; from the coding sequence ATGCGATTACTCGGTACACTTTTAATGACGCTTTGCATTGCAAGCTGCACTTCACAAACTTCTGTTGAGTTTATTAATCCAAGTGGAAAAACTTTAAAAGACCGCATCAAAGCACCGCATAGTTTCGAAAGAATCAACGATACTTCTACTACATATGATGAATTTCTGCGCTCTTTACCTTTAAAACCGGCCGGCCAAAAAGTTTACTTGTACAACGGCCAGTTAAAAAACCGTCAGGATGTTTATGATGCTGTTGTAGATTATGACATCGGCAAAAAAGATTTGCAACAGTGTGCCGATGCAGTGATGCGAATTCATGCCGAGTACCTATATCACTCTTTACAATTCAGTAAAATACATTTCAATTTCACCAATGGGGTAAGAGCAGAATTTGTGAATTATGCGGAAGGTTATCGTTTTAATCCTAAAACCAATAAATGGACTAAAACCGCGGGAGTTGATTATTCGTATGAAACGTTTAAAAAATACCTTGAATTAGTTTACACATATGCAGGCTCTTTATCATTAAGCAAAGAACTTGTGCCGGTTAAAAACATCAAAGACATTAAACCCGGTGATGTATTTATAAAAGGCGGCTCGCCCGGACATGCCGTTACAGTTATGGACGTCGTAAAAAACAAGTTAACCGGACATATTATGTTTACCATTGCACAAAGCTATATGCCCGCGCAAAGCATTCATGTACTGAAAAATTTTAACGAGCCTATAATGAGTCCTTGGTACAACGTGAATTTCGGAAATGAATTGAAAACTCCCGAATGGACCTTCAGTAAAGATGAATTAATGCGGTTTAAGGATTAA
- a CDS encoding SpoIIE family protein phosphatase has product MKESIINHWHKLSRIGLREDESVMEFREVILINRLMIFIPLIMAVYIPIEIFINGLKMIYAVSSMVFLFMATLVFHQYRWFKFAKYYLYLISSLFIVFMGVSVGKGINNHVMFMPILLVGVIIFKTNVDRGVIFMITTFFYLLQQYLFNYVSPIADISIEVRASFTIVFFIMGMLIVFIVGYYFMGINKEYESIIVSQKEGLELKNKEITDSITYAKRIQKAILPSEEIIASHLREYFVLYMPKDVVAGDFYWIEKVGDVVLFAAADCTGHGVPGAMMSVVCNNALNRSVRESNLTDPGKILDSTREIIIDELSKSGEDVKDGMDISLAALNTKSLELKWAGANNPLWLLRDNTIVEFKADKQPIGRHINSTPFTTHATQLHKGDFIYIASDGFQDQFGGPKGKKFKASQLKEYLMNNASKNLQQQKDSLREAFLKWKGNNEQIDDVCVIGVRV; this is encoded by the coding sequence ATGAAGGAATCAATTATAAATCATTGGCACAAATTATCACGTATTGGCTTACGGGAGGATGAGTCCGTAATGGAATTTCGTGAGGTAATTCTTATTAATAGATTAATGATTTTTATTCCGCTTATTATGGCGGTTTATATTCCTATAGAAATTTTTATTAACGGGTTAAAAATGATTTATGCCGTTTCGTCTATGGTTTTTTTGTTTATGGCAACTTTGGTTTTTCATCAGTACCGGTGGTTTAAATTCGCGAAATATTATTTGTATTTAATTAGCTCTTTGTTTATAGTTTTTATGGGAGTTTCTGTGGGTAAAGGAATAAATAATCATGTCATGTTTATGCCTATCCTGCTGGTAGGAGTAATCATATTTAAAACTAATGTCGATAGGGGCGTTATTTTTATGATTACAACATTCTTTTATTTATTGCAGCAATATCTGTTTAATTACGTAAGCCCTATAGCGGATATTTCAATTGAGGTAAGAGCTAGTTTTACCATTGTTTTCTTTATAATGGGTATGTTAATTGTATTTATCGTAGGTTATTATTTTATGGGAATCAATAAGGAATATGAGTCTATTATCGTTTCCCAAAAAGAGGGACTTGAGTTAAAAAATAAAGAGATTACAGATTCTATTACGTATGCTAAGCGAATTCAAAAGGCAATTTTGCCAAGCGAGGAAATTATTGCTTCTCATTTAAGGGAGTATTTTGTTTTATACATGCCAAAGGATGTGGTGGCAGGGGATTTTTACTGGATAGAAAAAGTAGGTGATGTGGTATTGTTCGCGGCTGCTGATTGTACCGGACATGGAGTTCCGGGCGCAATGATGAGTGTTGTATGTAATAACGCGCTTAATCGTTCGGTTCGTGAAAGTAATTTGACAGATCCCGGAAAAATTTTGGATAGCACGCGAGAAATAATCATAGATGAATTGAGTAAGAGTGGAGAAGATGTGAAGGACGGAATGGATATTTCTTTGGCCGCTCTCAATACTAAGTCACTCGAGTTAAAGTGGGCGGGAGCGAATAATCCGTTATGGTTATTGAGAGATAATACTATTGTAGAATTTAAAGCCGACAAGCAACCTATTGGCAGGCATATTAATTCCACACCCTTTACAACGCATGCTACTCAATTGCACAAAGGAGATTTCATTTATATTGCATCAGATGGTTTTCAAGATCAGTTTGGCGGACCAAAGGGAAAAAAGTTTAAGGCATCGCAATTAAAAGAATATTTAATGAACAACGCCAGCAAAAATCTTCAGCAACAAAAGGATTCTCTAAGGGAGGCGTTTTTAAAATGGAAGGGCAACAATGAACAGATAGATGATGTGTGCGTTATTGGCGTAAGAGTTTAA